One Tachysurus fulvidraco isolate hzauxx_2018 chromosome 2, HZAU_PFXX_2.0, whole genome shotgun sequence DNA segment encodes these proteins:
- the enc3 gene encoding ectodermal-neural cortex 3 translates to MSVSSHENRKSRSSSGSMNIHLFHKTSHADSLLTQLNLLRKRCVFTDVVLRAGNRGFPCHRAVLASCSRYFEAMFNGGLKESRDTEVNFHDSLHPEVLELLLDYAYSARIIINEENAESLLEAGDMLQFHDIRDASAEFLEKNLHPSNCLGMMLLSDAHQCQRLYELSWRMCLANFATLYQTEDFLNLPKDQVQELIFSEELEVEDESVVYEAVIDWVKADIERRLSDLPELLRCVRLALLTETYLLKNVVTEELIIGDKVCREIVEDAVRCKMKILQNDGVVTGFCARPRKVSQALLLLGGQTFMCDKVYMIDHQTKEIMPKTDLPSPRKECSACAIGCKVYVTGGRGSENGASKDVWVYDTLHDEWSKAAPMLVARFGHGSAELDHVLYVVGGHTSLSGSFPASPSVSLKQVEQYNPQSNKWTLVAPLREGVSNAAVVGTKNKLFAFGGTSVNRDKFPKVQCFDPCENRWTVPAACPQLWRYTAAAAVGNHIVVIGGDTEFSAGSAYRFNSETYQWTKFVDVTAKRISCHAVASGNRLYVVGGYCGAQRCKTLDCYDPSSDSWDSVTSVPYSLIPTAFVSTWRYLPS, encoded by the coding sequence ATGTCTGTGAGTAGCCATGAAAATCGCAAATCCAGGTCGAGCTCCGGCTCCATGAACATCCACCTGTTCCACAAAACCTCGCATGCTGACAGCCTGCTTACTCAACTGAACCTCCTGCGCAAGCGCTGCGTCTTCACCGATGTTGTGCTCCGGGCTGGAAATCGAGGATTCCCATGTCATCGGGCAGTCCTTGCCTCATGTAGTCGCTACTTTGAAGCCATGTTTAACGGTGGACTCAAGGAGTCCCGAGACACAGAGGTCAACTTCCATGACTCATTGCACCCTGAGGTTCTGGAGCTTCTGTTGGACTATGCATACTCTGCACGCATCATCATCAATGAGGAGAATGCTGAGTCACTGCTAGAGGCTGGAGACATGCTGCAGTTCCATGATATCCGAGATGCCTCTGCAGAGTTTCTTGAGAAGAACCTGCACCCTTCAAACTGCCTCGGGATGATGCTCCTCTCTGATGCACATCAGTGCCAAAGGCTTTACGAGCTCTCCTGGCGCATGTGCTTGGCGAATTTTGCCACCCTTTACCAGACCGAGGACTTCCTGAACCTCCCGAAAGATCAAGTTCAGGAGCTGATCTTCAGCGAGGAGCTGGAGGTGGAGGACGAGAGTGTAGTGTATGAGGCAGTCATAGACTGGGTGAAAGCTGATATTGAAAGGAGACTCTCTGACTTGCCTGAGCTTTTACGCTGTGTTCGTTTGGCACTTCTTACAGAGACTTACCTGCTCAAAAACGTTGTCACTGAAGAGCTCATCATAGGAGACAAAGTGTGTCGAGAGATTGTTGAAGATGCAGTACGATGCAAGATGAAGATACTCCAGAATGACGGTGTGGTTACTGGTTTCTGCGCTCGACCCAGGAAAGTCAGCCAAGCTCTGCTGCTTCTAGGAGGCCAGACATTTATGTGCGACAAAGTGTACATGATAGACCACCAAACAAAGGAGATCATGCCCAAAACCGACCTTCCAAGTCCTCGAAAAGAGTGCAGTGCCTGTGCTATTGGATGTAAGGTTTATGTAACAGGAGGCAGAGGTTCTGAAAATGGTGCTTCCAAAGATGTCTGGGTCTATGATACCTTACATGACGAATGGTCCAAGGCAGCGCCGATGCTTGTGGCCAGATTTGGACATGGCTCAGCTGAACTGGACCATGTCCTGTATGTTGTAGGTGGCCACACTTCTCTGTCAGGCTCGTTTCCTGCCTCTCCGTCAGTCTCACTCAAACAGGTGGAACAGTACAACCCACAATCTAACAAATGGACTCTAGTTGCACCTCTTCGGGAAGGTGTGAGCAATGCTGCTGTCGTAGGAACCAAAAACAAGCTCTTTGCATTTGGTGGAACTAGTGTGAACAGGGACAAGTTCCCCAAAGTGCAATGTTTTGACCCCTGTGAGAACAGGTGGACGGTGCCTGCAGCGTGTCCTCAGCTTTGGCGTTACACGGCGGCGGCAGCCGTCGGCAATCACATTGTGGTCATCGGTGGAGATACAGAGTTCTCGGCAGGCTCAGCATACAGGTTCAACAGTGAAACATACCAGTGGACTAAATTTGTGGACGTCACAGCCAAAAGGATCAGCTGCCATGCTGTAGCCTCAGGGAACCGACTCTACGTGGTTGGAGGGTATTGTGGAGCTCAGAGGTGTAAAACGCTGGACTGTTACGACCCCTCGTCTGACTCCTGGGACAGTGTGACTAGCGTTCCATATTCTCTCATTCCCACTGCATTTGTGAGCACCTGGAGGTACCTGCCATCCTGA